A single genomic interval of Sphingobacteriaceae bacterium harbors:
- a CDS encoding ABC transporter permease produces the protein MAMSRAYFWRRVGYGLITLYVIITLNFVIFRIMPGDPVSLVLSPEFTPEVRQLLREQYGLDQPIMTQYWLYLKSMITLDFGRSFVTRQPVLDELLSRLPNTLMLLGTSFVLNVAIGIVLGVQMATRQGTRLETTITGISLFLNAMPAFFIGLLLLLVFGYYWPVFPIRGTMSVPPPTGFWAVVLDRIHHLVLPVTAVTLSGYGSWYLYTRNNVVGALGQDYVLTARAKGLTQREVLYRHAFRSVLPPIVTLVFLSLPGLITGAVITETIFSLYGVGRYLVDATLQQDYPVVQGCFYIIALAVLLCNLAADLVYGLVDPRIRLR, from the coding sequence ATGGCCATGTCGCGCGCTTACTTCTGGCGCCGGGTCGGCTACGGGCTGATCACGCTGTACGTGATCATCACCCTGAACTTCGTCATTTTCCGCATCATGCCCGGGGACCCGGTGTCGCTGGTGCTCAGCCCCGAGTTCACGCCGGAAGTCCGGCAGCTGTTGCGGGAGCAGTACGGCCTCGACCAGCCCATCATGACCCAGTACTGGCTCTACCTGAAGAGCATGATCACCTTGGATTTCGGGCGATCCTTTGTCACCCGTCAGCCGGTGCTGGATGAGCTGCTGTCGCGGCTGCCCAACACCCTGATGCTCTTGGGGACGTCCTTCGTCCTCAACGTGGCCATCGGCATCGTCCTGGGCGTCCAGATGGCCACTCGCCAAGGAACCCGGCTGGAGACCACCATCACGGGCATCTCGCTGTTCCTCAACGCCATGCCGGCCTTCTTTATCGGGCTGCTTCTGCTGTTGGTCTTTGGCTATTACTGGCCCGTCTTTCCCATCCGCGGGACCATGAGCGTGCCGCCGCCCACCGGGTTTTGGGCGGTAGTGCTGGACCGCATCCACCACCTGGTTTTGCCCGTGACGGCCGTGACGCTGAGCGGCTACGGATCTTGGTACTTGTACACCCGCAACAACGTCGTCGGTGCCTTAGGGCAAGACTACGTCCTCACGGCTCGGGCCAAGGGGCTTACGCAGCGGGAGGTGCTGTACCGCCACGCGTTCCGCAGCGTGTTGCCGCCCATCGTCACCCTGGTGTTCTTGTCGCTGCCGGGGCTGATTACCGGCGCGGTCATTACGGAAACCATTTTCTCCCTGTACGGCGTCGGCCGCTACCTGGTGGACGCCACCCTCCAGCAGGACTACCCGGTGGTGCAGGGATGCTTTTACATCATCGCCTTGGCCGTGCTCCTGTGCAACTTGGCGGCTGATCTGGTGTACGGCCTGGTGGATCCCCGCATCCGACTGAGGTGA